In a genomic window of Pseudomonas mohnii:
- a CDS encoding Y-family DNA polymerase, with product MRWVCILFPQLALDAVLRQRADPEAPLALLTGPAQRRVLQTVNGAARALGLRPGQSMSAAQALSKGFATAEYDTAEIEHWQQFLAAWAYRFSSQVSVHYPRALVFEIESSLGLFGGWSPFEARLRSELGELGFRHRIVAAPNPVAARMLANAHDGLVVPDDQALRHHLGQLPVDRIGLEANVATALSRMGLRTLSQVQALPRHSLARRFEAPVLKHLDTLLGLRRLPLAFYLPPDRFDVRIELNFDVQSHQALLFPLRRLTGDLSAFLCGRDSGVQRFDLHLEHAGLPDTLIKVGLLSAERDPAMLFELARGRLEQVQVEAPVRGFRLRAEDLPSFVPQFQELFDDRPQQTLPWEQLRERLRARLGDDAVHGLRFQADHRPECAWQASADHQPCAGFPSVQRPGWLLTEPLAVHEGSTRILMGPERIESGWWDGDDVRRDYYLIETRSGQQGWAYRAVGEDGPLWLQGWFA from the coding sequence ATGCGCTGGGTCTGCATTCTTTTCCCGCAATTGGCGCTGGACGCGGTACTGCGTCAGCGCGCCGATCCCGAAGCGCCGCTGGCGTTGCTGACCGGCCCGGCCCAGCGCCGGGTGTTGCAGACGGTCAACGGCGCGGCGCGGGCGCTGGGCTTGCGTCCCGGCCAGTCCATGAGTGCCGCCCAGGCCTTGAGCAAGGGTTTTGCCACGGCCGAGTACGACACGGCTGAAATCGAACACTGGCAGCAGTTCCTGGCCGCTTGGGCCTATCGCTTCAGTTCCCAGGTCAGCGTGCATTACCCGCGCGCTCTGGTGTTTGAAATCGAGTCCAGCCTGGGGCTGTTCGGTGGCTGGTCGCCCTTCGAGGCGCGTTTGCGCAGCGAGCTCGGCGAGTTGGGTTTCCGTCACCGCATCGTCGCCGCGCCCAACCCGGTAGCGGCGCGGATGCTGGCCAACGCCCATGACGGCCTGGTGGTGCCCGACGATCAAGCCTTGCGGCATCACCTCGGGCAATTGCCCGTCGACCGCATCGGGCTGGAGGCCAACGTCGCCACCGCATTGTCGCGCATGGGCCTGCGCACCTTGAGTCAGGTGCAGGCGTTGCCTCGACACAGCCTGGCGCGGCGCTTCGAGGCCCCGGTGCTCAAGCACCTGGACACCTTGCTCGGTTTGCGGCGCTTGCCGCTGGCGTTCTATCTGCCGCCGGACCGCTTCGATGTGCGTATCGAGCTCAACTTCGATGTGCAATCCCATCAGGCCTTGCTGTTTCCGCTGCGCCGGTTGACCGGCGACCTGTCGGCGTTTCTCTGCGGGCGCGACAGCGGCGTGCAACGCTTCGACCTGCATCTGGAACACGCCGGCTTGCCGGACACGCTGATCAAGGTGGGGCTGCTCAGCGCCGAACGCGACCCGGCGATGCTCTTCGAACTGGCGCGAGGTCGGCTTGAGCAAGTGCAGGTCGAGGCGCCGGTGCGTGGGTTTCGCCTGCGCGCCGAAGACTTGCCGAGCTTCGTTCCGCAGTTTCAGGAGCTGTTCGACGATCGCCCACAGCAAACCTTGCCCTGGGAACAACTGCGCGAACGCCTGCGCGCTCGGTTGGGGGACGATGCGGTGCACGGCTTGCGCTTCCAGGCCGATCACCGACCCGAGTGCGCGTGGCAGGCCAGTGCCGACCACCAGCCCTGCGCCGGATTTCCCAGCGTGCAACGGCCAGGCTGGCTGCTGACAGAACCCCTGGCGGTACACGAAGGCTCGACGCGCATTCTCATGGGGCCGGAACGCATCGAGTCCGGCTGGTGGGACGGCGACGACGTACGCCGCGACTATTACCTGATCGAAACCCGTAGCGGCCAGCAGGGCTGGGCCTATCGTGCGGTCGGCGAGGATGGCCCGTTGTGGCTGCAGGGCTGGTTTGCATGA
- the imuA gene encoding translesion DNA synthesis-associated protein ImuA — protein MGAVVALDTLFNGGQVWKGRPAPPAVSPQPTGHAALDAALPTGGWPEAALTEILLAGQGVGELQLVWPALARLAAAGERIVLVAPPYVPYPQAWQSAGVDLRQLSIIQASERDALWAAEQCLRSGSCGAVLCWPHKADDRALRRLQVAAETGSTLAFAYRSISEAINPSPAALRIAIDAANNAKPAQLRVLKCRGGQARSAPIAFAVGH, from the coding sequence ATGGGTGCCGTCGTTGCGCTGGATACGCTGTTCAATGGCGGCCAGGTCTGGAAGGGCCGGCCTGCGCCGCCTGCGGTCAGCCCGCAACCCACCGGGCATGCCGCGCTGGATGCAGCGTTGCCCACGGGCGGCTGGCCGGAAGCGGCACTGACCGAAATTCTCCTGGCCGGGCAGGGTGTCGGCGAATTGCAGCTGGTATGGCCGGCACTGGCGCGGCTGGCGGCGGCGGGCGAGCGCATTGTGCTGGTGGCGCCGCCCTATGTGCCGTATCCCCAGGCGTGGCAGAGCGCCGGGGTCGATCTGCGCCAGTTGTCGATCATTCAGGCCAGCGAACGCGATGCGCTGTGGGCGGCGGAACAATGCCTGCGTTCGGGCAGTTGCGGCGCGGTGCTGTGCTGGCCGCACAAGGCCGATGACCGTGCGCTGCGCCGCTTGCAGGTGGCGGCGGAAACCGGCTCGACCCTGGCGTTCGCTTATCGCTCGATCAGTGAAGCGATCAACCCGTCGCCAGCGGCCCTGCGCATCGCCATCGATGCCGCCAACAATGCCAAGCCTGCGCAATTGCGGGTGCTCAAGTGCCGGGGCGGCCAGGCCCGTTCGGCGCCGATTGCCTTTGCCGTGGGGCATTGA
- the lexA gene encoding transcriptional repressor LexA produces the protein MYSMTTLTPRRTAILTFIRERIAEHGQSPSLAEISEAFGFASRSVARKHVLALTDAGFIEVNPHQARGIRLLGQPPRPELLDIPVLGRVAAGAPIGADAEIHSRLLLDPSIFSRVPDYMLRVRGDSMIEDGILDGDLVGVHRNPEALNGQIVVARLDGEVTIKRFERVGDRVRLLPRNPAYQPIIVEADRDLAIEGVFCGLVRQG, from the coding sequence ATGTACTCCATGACGACTTTAACTCCCCGCCGTACCGCCATCCTGACCTTCATCCGCGAACGCATCGCCGAACACGGTCAGTCCCCGAGCCTCGCCGAGATCAGCGAGGCGTTCGGTTTCGCCTCCCGCAGCGTGGCGCGCAAGCATGTGCTGGCGCTCACCGACGCCGGGTTTATCGAGGTCAACCCGCATCAGGCCCGTGGCATTCGCCTGCTCGGGCAGCCACCGCGTCCCGAACTGCTGGACATCCCGGTGCTCGGCCGGGTGGCGGCCGGTGCGCCGATCGGGGCCGATGCCGAAATCCATAGCCGCTTGCTGCTCGATCCATCGATCTTCTCCCGCGTGCCTGACTACATGCTGCGGGTCCGCGGTGACTCGATGATCGAAGACGGCATTCTCGACGGCGATCTGGTGGGCGTGCACCGCAACCCCGAGGCGCTCAACGGCCAGATCGTCGTGGCGCGCCTGGACGGCGAAGTCACCATCAAGCGCTTCGAACGGGTCGGCGACAGGGTTCGCCTGTTGCCGCGCAACCCGGCCTATCAGCCGATCATCGTCGAAGCCGACCGGGACCTGGCCATCGAAGGGGTGTTCTGCGGTCTGGTGAGGCAAGGCTGA
- a CDS encoding LysR family transcriptional regulator: MDKLGALKMFVVTAQLGSFSRAAEQLGKTPSALTKAVNHLEAELGARLFERSTRRISLTESGRLYLETARQVLQRLDEAGEEIEQLQHGLRGSLKVTAPLAYGQAFLDQVVGGFLEQYPQIDLQVDLCDAFVNLLESGYDLALREGHDDLPGLIARVVGSNRLALCGSPQYLARKGLPVTPQTLDQHEWLLYCHPLLSREFWWVERDGQRLSLPQPRTPRLRSDNYDLLLANALAGRGLLHAPLWSAAPYLADGRLVQVMADYDIDPDSFGPHILAVYPSHRRATAKVLAFIDYITAYLAAPL; this comes from the coding sequence ATGGACAAGTTGGGTGCTTTGAAAATGTTCGTGGTCACCGCGCAACTGGGCAGTTTCAGTCGCGCCGCCGAGCAGTTGGGCAAGACCCCATCGGCCCTGACCAAAGCGGTCAATCACCTGGAGGCGGAGCTGGGGGCGCGTTTGTTCGAGCGCAGCACCCGGCGGATTTCGCTCACGGAATCCGGACGGCTTTACCTGGAAACCGCGCGTCAGGTCTTGCAGCGGCTGGACGAGGCGGGGGAGGAGATCGAGCAGTTGCAGCATGGCTTGCGCGGCAGTCTGAAAGTCACCGCGCCGCTGGCCTATGGGCAGGCTTTTCTCGACCAGGTAGTGGGCGGTTTTCTTGAGCAATACCCGCAGATCGACCTGCAAGTGGACCTGTGCGATGCGTTCGTTAATTTGCTCGAAAGCGGCTACGACCTGGCGTTGCGCGAAGGGCATGACGACTTGCCGGGGTTGATCGCCCGCGTGGTCGGCAGCAATCGCCTGGCGTTGTGTGGTAGCCCGCAGTACCTGGCGCGCAAGGGGCTGCCGGTCACCCCGCAAACCCTTGATCAGCACGAATGGTTGTTGTATTGCCACCCATTGCTCAGCCGTGAATTCTGGTGGGTCGAGCGCGACGGCCAGCGCCTGAGCCTGCCGCAGCCCCGGACACCACGCTTGCGCAGCGACAATTACGATCTGTTGCTGGCCAATGCCCTGGCCGGACGCGGTCTGTTGCACGCACCGCTGTGGAGTGCCGCGCCGTACCTGGCTGACGGGCGGCTTGTGCAGGTGATGGCCGACTACGACATCGACCCGGACAGCTTTGGCCCGCACATACTGGCGGTGTACCCCAGCCATCGGCGGGCCACGGCCAAAGTGCTGGCGTTTATCGATTACATCACCGCGTATCTGGCTGCCCCCCTGTAG
- a CDS encoding amidohydrolase translates to MKRFIPNLLMAAMSFASLEAMAATDLVLFNGKIFTADRNQPKVQALAVQDGKVLQVGSDAQIKALIDSGTQVIDLAGKTLMPGLIDSHSHAIFGGLEMVAANMEDEVVELDELEKRLRGWRDDGKARHGDVLTVAGMSSAYWAQAEALGKTFNSGEWADVPVVFTGSDHHTAWANNVMLKRAGVDATLLKNLPDAEKGTIGKLADGSPNGFLVDAGWDRVASKMPSPSAADMLKAAQTAVSYNNSLGITAWMDPAANAAPGEPIFALKPTEQTVGVLPVYKALSESGGMTAHVAALLVANGKSVPADLDTLDKVRQQFQGIPNLTLPGIKIFADGVIEYPAQSAAMIDPYTNSHKPGELLIDPKHFGELVSAIDQRGWLVHIHAIGDRAVRESLNGIAQARKDRQSGVTHSITHLQIVNPKEFARFKPLDVIASMQLLWASADDYTTDMIKPYVSALAFRYQYPAHSLLKQGATIAGASDWSVSSPNPWNAMAQAMTRVGPLGVLNADERIDRETMFYAYTLNAARTIGLDKQIGSLTAGKQADFIVVDRDVFSVDEKALHDTQVLQTWFAGRQVYAPTL, encoded by the coding sequence ATGAAAAGATTCATCCCGAATCTACTGATGGCGGCCATGAGTTTTGCCTCGTTGGAAGCCATGGCGGCGACTGATCTGGTGTTGTTCAACGGCAAGATTTTCACCGCCGACCGTAACCAGCCCAAGGTTCAGGCCCTGGCCGTGCAGGACGGCAAAGTGCTGCAAGTGGGCAGCGATGCGCAGATCAAGGCCTTGATCGACTCAGGGACACAAGTCATCGACCTGGCTGGCAAGACCCTGATGCCCGGCCTGATTGATAGCCATTCCCACGCGATTTTCGGCGGCCTGGAAATGGTCGCGGCCAACATGGAAGACGAGGTGGTCGAGCTCGACGAACTGGAAAAACGCCTGCGTGGCTGGCGTGACGACGGCAAGGCCCGGCATGGCGATGTCCTGACCGTGGCCGGCATGAGCTCCGCTTACTGGGCGCAGGCCGAAGCACTGGGCAAGACATTCAACAGCGGCGAATGGGCTGACGTGCCCGTGGTGTTTACCGGCAGCGATCACCACACGGCCTGGGCCAACAATGTGATGCTCAAGCGCGCCGGAGTGGATGCAACGCTACTGAAAAACCTGCCGGACGCCGAGAAAGGCACCATTGGCAAACTCGCCGATGGCAGCCCCAACGGATTTCTGGTGGACGCCGGTTGGGACCGGGTGGCCTCGAAGATGCCGTCGCCGAGTGCCGCCGACATGCTCAAGGCGGCGCAAACCGCCGTGAGCTACAACAACAGCCTCGGCATCACAGCGTGGATGGACCCCGCCGCCAACGCCGCGCCCGGCGAGCCGATATTCGCCCTCAAGCCCACGGAGCAAACCGTCGGCGTGCTGCCGGTGTACAAGGCCCTGTCCGAAAGCGGCGGCATGACCGCCCACGTCGCGGCGCTGCTGGTGGCCAACGGCAAAAGCGTTCCGGCCGATCTCGACACCCTGGACAAGGTCCGCCAGCAGTTCCAGGGCATTCCCAACTTGACGCTGCCCGGCATCAAGATCTTCGCCGACGGCGTAATCGAGTACCCGGCGCAGAGCGCGGCGATGATCGACCCTTACACCAACTCGCACAAACCGGGCGAACTGCTGATCGATCCCAAGCACTTCGGCGAGCTGGTCAGCGCCATCGATCAACGGGGCTGGCTGGTGCACATCCACGCCATTGGCGACCGCGCGGTACGCGAATCGCTGAACGGCATCGCCCAAGCGCGCAAAGACCGCCAGAGCGGTGTGACCCACTCGATCACGCACTTGCAGATCGTCAATCCGAAAGAGTTCGCTCGCTTCAAACCGCTCGATGTCATCGCGTCCATGCAACTGCTGTGGGCCAGTGCCGACGACTACACCACGGACATGATCAAGCCTTACGTCAGTGCCCTGGCGTTCCGTTACCAGTACCCGGCGCACTCCTTGCTCAAGCAAGGCGCAACCATCGCCGGGGCCAGCGACTGGTCGGTGTCGTCGCCCAATCCGTGGAACGCCATGGCCCAGGCCATGACCCGGGTCGGTCCATTGGGCGTGCTCAACGCCGATGAACGCATCGACCGCGAAACCATGTTCTACGCCTATACCCTCAACGCCGCCCGCACCATTGGCCTGGACAAACAGATCGGTTCCTTGACCGCTGGCAAACAGGCCGACTTCATCGTGGTCGACCGCGATGTGTTCAGCGTCGACGAAAAAGCCCTGCATGACACCCAAGTGCTGCAAACCTGGTTCGCCGGTCGTCAGGTCTACGCACCAACCCTCTAA
- a CDS encoding TorF family putative porin: MKAFTLFALGSLSVLPLSSQAVPLNDDFSLLLDVNLASDYRSRGISQTQNDPALQAGATLTHSSGLYLGAWSSNVDFGGGLKTRQEVDYYAGWLWQATDAVNLDLGYLKYSYPKESQFNQSEVYGILSVYGVKLGAYYSDDAPGIDSQQNSLYTYVGYETELPYGTGLKLRYGNMDFKDPHLYSNSGEAEDSYREWEVRLTHELAGVTLGLSYVDTNLSKSQCASNWGFDDVCSATVVASVSKSF; this comes from the coding sequence ATGAAAGCTTTCACCCTGTTCGCCCTCGGCTCCTTGAGTGTGCTGCCTTTAAGCAGCCAGGCCGTGCCTTTGAATGATGATTTCTCGTTGCTGCTGGACGTCAACCTGGCCAGCGACTACCGCAGCCGTGGCATCTCGCAAACCCAGAACGACCCGGCCCTGCAAGCCGGCGCGACCCTGACCCACAGCAGTGGCCTGTACCTGGGCGCGTGGAGTTCCAACGTTGATTTTGGCGGCGGCCTGAAGACCCGACAGGAGGTCGATTACTACGCCGGTTGGCTGTGGCAAGCCACCGATGCGGTCAATCTCGACCTTGGTTATCTCAAATACAGTTACCCGAAAGAGAGCCAGTTCAATCAGAGCGAGGTCTACGGCATTCTCAGCGTTTATGGGGTGAAGCTCGGTGCCTATTACTCCGACGATGCACCGGGCATCGACAGCCAGCAGAACTCGCTCTACACCTACGTCGGTTATGAAACCGAGTTGCCCTATGGCACCGGCCTGAAACTGCGCTACGGCAACATGGACTTCAAAGACCCGCACCTGTATTCGAACTCGGGTGAAGCCGAAGATTCGTACCGGGAGTGGGAAGTCCGACTGACCCATGAACTGGCCGGCGTAACGCTGGGCCTGAGCTACGTCGACACCAACCTGTCGAAGAGCCAGTGCGCCAGCAACTGGGGCTTCGATGACGTGTGCAGCGCGACGGTAGTGGCGAGCGTCAGCAAGTCTTTCTGA
- a CDS encoding DUF971 domain-containing protein, which yields MNPLAIGNSRSKQQLRLNWPDGREQLLDHVELRRQCPCSQCRAFRLRGTPPMVDGRVQVIEVNSQGYGLQLVFSDGHERGIYPWALLAGLGR from the coding sequence ATGAACCCGCTGGCCATCGGCAACTCCCGAAGCAAACAACAATTACGCTTGAACTGGCCGGATGGTCGCGAACAGTTACTTGACCATGTCGAGTTGCGTCGGCAATGCCCGTGTTCTCAATGCCGGGCATTCCGATTGCGCGGGACGCCGCCGATGGTTGATGGACGGGTTCAGGTGATCGAAGTGAATTCGCAAGGATATGGCCTGCAATTGGTGTTCAGTGATGGGCATGAGCGGGGGATTTATCCGTGGGCGTTACTGGCCGGGCTTGGTCGGTGA
- a CDS encoding HEAT repeat domain-containing protein, with amino-acid sequence MTSLFDVTDNDDILALQPRLTDEDAGVRRIALIDLADLEEPDGLLWLVDRLAHDPAEEVRAEAARLLEAWEDEPVVEALCQALTDHSPAVQAAAAQSLSLLKSEAAGRVILPWTGHADIGVRIAAFRALRELRFPQAAPAALLALDDHDANVRREAVGVLGWLKQLDALPALARLASDDPDTEVRRAATGALGLASDAQVLPALRQALQDQAWQVREEAATTLGKVGHADAGAALVEALGDDYWQVRLRATRSLGRLRYAPALDALIETLGHRISNLRKEAALALGELNERGAIAPLLAAQDDGDPEVRKAVRIALSQLQ; translated from the coding sequence ATGACCTCACTCTTTGATGTAACCGACAACGACGACATTCTCGCCCTGCAACCACGCCTGACCGATGAGGACGCCGGCGTGCGCCGCATCGCCCTGATCGACCTGGCTGACCTGGAAGAGCCCGATGGCCTGCTGTGGCTGGTCGATCGTCTGGCGCACGACCCGGCCGAGGAGGTTCGCGCCGAAGCCGCGCGCTTGCTCGAAGCCTGGGAGGACGAACCCGTGGTCGAGGCGCTGTGCCAGGCCCTGACCGATCACTCGCCAGCGGTACAGGCCGCCGCCGCGCAAAGCCTCAGCCTGCTCAAAAGCGAAGCGGCCGGCAGGGTGATTCTGCCGTGGACCGGGCATGCCGACATCGGCGTGCGCATCGCCGCATTCAGGGCCTTGCGCGAGTTGCGCTTTCCACAGGCCGCCCCGGCGGCCTTGCTGGCGCTGGACGATCACGACGCCAACGTCCGCCGTGAAGCGGTCGGCGTGCTGGGCTGGCTCAAGCAGCTCGATGCCTTGCCGGCCCTGGCACGGCTGGCCAGTGATGACCCGGACACCGAAGTCCGTCGCGCCGCCACCGGGGCGTTGGGGCTGGCGTCAGACGCACAGGTGCTGCCAGCCCTGCGCCAGGCGCTGCAGGACCAGGCCTGGCAAGTGCGCGAAGAGGCCGCCACCACGCTGGGCAAGGTCGGGCACGCCGACGCCGGTGCCGCGCTGGTCGAAGCCTTGGGCGACGATTACTGGCAAGTGCGCCTGCGCGCCACCCGCAGCCTTGGGCGTTTACGGTATGCCCCGGCCCTCGATGCGCTGATCGAAACCCTCGGCCACCGCATCAGCAATCTGCGCAAGGAAGCCGCACTGGCCCTGGGCGAGTTGAACGAGCGGGGTGCCATCGCGCCGCTGTTGGCCGCCCAGGACGACGGCGACCCGGAAGTGCGCAAGGCGGTGCGCATTGCCCTGAGTCAACTGCAATGA
- a CDS encoding ABC transporter ATP-binding protein, with protein MSVFQHPEGRIDIRALSISLGEGRAAFEAVQGLDCQIEPGQFVCILGPSGCGKSTLLGALAGHLQPRTGVLNVDGAPVSGPSPQRGMVFQQHTLFPWRTVRDNVAFGLKMRGIGKAERHRAADEILALVGLEGFAERWPDQLSGGMQQRVEIARVLVNRPRLLLMDEPFGALDALTRLNMQELLLDIWTRIRTTVVFVTHDIDEALFLADRLLVMSSRPGRIIEDLHLDFPRPRTTELVTSHAFSRLKRHCLELLRHEDGRQLPRLNPLGLPPENKLPRFAL; from the coding sequence ATGAGCGTTTTTCAACATCCGGAAGGGCGCATCGATATTCGCGCCCTGTCGATCAGCCTGGGCGAGGGCCGCGCTGCTTTTGAAGCGGTGCAGGGGCTCGATTGCCAGATTGAACCGGGACAGTTCGTGTGCATCCTCGGGCCCTCCGGTTGCGGAAAATCCACCTTGCTCGGTGCGCTGGCCGGTCACTTGCAGCCGCGCACCGGCGTCCTCAATGTCGACGGCGCGCCGGTGTCTGGCCCGTCGCCGCAGCGCGGCATGGTGTTCCAGCAGCACACGCTGTTCCCTTGGCGCACAGTGCGCGACAACGTCGCCTTCGGCCTGAAAATGCGCGGCATCGGTAAAGCCGAACGGCACCGGGCCGCCGATGAAATCCTCGCCCTGGTGGGTCTCGAAGGCTTTGCCGAGCGCTGGCCGGATCAACTGTCCGGCGGCATGCAGCAGCGGGTGGAAATCGCCCGGGTGCTGGTCAATCGTCCGCGGTTGTTGCTGATGGACGAACCCTTCGGTGCCCTCGACGCCCTGACCCGCTTGAACATGCAGGAACTGTTACTGGACATCTGGACACGGATTCGCACCACCGTGGTGTTCGTGACCCACGATATCGACGAAGCGCTGTTCCTCGCTGATCGCTTGCTGGTGATGAGTTCGCGCCCCGGCCGGATCATCGAAGACCTGCACCTGGACTTCCCGCGACCACGCACCACCGAGCTGGTGACGAGCCACGCATTCTCGCGCTTGAAGCGTCACTGCCTCGAGCTTCTGCGTCACGAAGACGGTCGGCAGCTACCGCGCCTGAACCCTCTCGGACTTCCTCCTGAAAACAAACTGCCGCGATTTGCCCTATGA
- a CDS encoding ABC transporter permease translates to MNGPFNRWPPRAASLLLCLLFWQLAASHHWNLGLVTFANVPTPLAVIQAAFGLGDSGKLARHLSSSLGRVFAGYLAALVIGVALGLAIGRSKWAEDLLLPPLEVLRPIPAVAWIPLAILMFPSSELSMVFITFTGALFPILLNTVHGVEGVDPRLIASAKSLGAGRRAILLEVILPGAAPSIITGLAIGMGTSWFCLVTAEMISGQYGIGYYTWESYTIQNYADIVVGMLLIGVLGMGSSLLIKRLGGLFTPWHRPRGKA, encoded by the coding sequence GTGAACGGACCGTTTAATCGCTGGCCCCCCCGGGCCGCATCCTTGCTGCTCTGCCTGCTGTTCTGGCAACTCGCCGCCAGCCACCATTGGAACCTCGGCCTGGTGACGTTCGCCAATGTGCCAACACCGCTGGCCGTGATCCAGGCCGCCTTCGGTCTCGGTGACTCCGGCAAATTGGCCCGGCATTTGAGCAGCAGCCTCGGCCGGGTGTTCGCCGGTTACCTCGCGGCATTGGTCATCGGGGTCGCCCTGGGCTTGGCCATCGGCCGTTCGAAATGGGCCGAAGACCTGTTGCTGCCGCCGCTGGAGGTACTGCGCCCGATACCGGCCGTGGCCTGGATTCCCCTGGCGATCCTGATGTTCCCCTCGTCAGAACTGTCGATGGTCTTCATCACCTTCACCGGCGCGTTGTTTCCGATCCTGCTCAACACCGTGCACGGCGTCGAAGGTGTCGATCCGCGGTTGATTGCCTCGGCGAAAAGCCTCGGGGCAGGGCGGCGGGCGATTCTGCTGGAAGTGATTCTGCCGGGGGCTGCGCCAAGCATCATCACCGGCCTGGCCATCGGCATGGGCACCTCGTGGTTTTGCCTGGTGACCGCCGAGATGATCTCCGGCCAGTACGGCATCGGCTATTACACCTGGGAGTCCTACACCATCCAGAACTATGCCGACATCGTGGTCGGCATGTTGCTGATCGGGGTGCTCGGGATGGGCAGCAGCCTGTTGATCAAGCGCCTCGGCGGACTGTTCACGCCTTGGCATCGACCACGAGGAAAAGCCTGA